CAGCCCACAGTGACCCTATGGGAGCCCGCTTCAGCACCGTCATGATGCCGAGGACCACGAGCATCAGCACGGCGGTCAGCATGTAGAAGCCGGTCGAGCCGAAGTTCACGTTGAGCGCATCTGGCAGTCCCGTGACGCGCAGGCCGTTCTCGCCACCCGTCAGCCCGAGGATGTCGGTGCCGGCTGCCGTGAAGGCCGCCTGCGCAATCGCGAGGGTGACGATCCCGAAGAAGATCCCGCGGATGTGCGAGGTCATCAATCCGAGCACGAAGCCGACAGCCGCCGTCATTGCGATTGCCAGCAGGATGGCGGTGACGATGTCGACGCCGAGCTTGGTCAGGTTGGCCACCGTGTAGCTCGCGAAGCCGAAGAAGAGCGCCTGCCCAAGCGAGAACAGCCCCATCTGGCCGAGCAGCACGTTATACGACATCCCGAAGATCGCGAAGATGCAGATGTCTGCTGCGACGAGCACCCAGTACTCGTTGGCGAGCCACAGCGGCAGCGTCAAGATCGCGAGCACCGCGACTGCCCCGATGGCGATCCGGATCCAGGTCTGCCGAGAGAACTCGGGGAGCAATGTTGTGCGGCTCACGTTCGTGACACTTCCTTCGAGAACAGCCCTTGCGGCCTCAGCAGC
The window above is part of the Agrococcus sp. ARC_14 genome. Proteins encoded here:
- a CDS encoding branched-chain amino acid ABC transporter permease is translated as MSRTTLLPEFSRQTWIRIAIGAVAVLAILTLPLWLANEYWVLVAADICIFAIFGMSYNVLLGQMGLFSLGQALFFGFASYTVANLTKLGVDIVTAILLAIAMTAAVGFVLGLMTSHIRGIFFGIVTLAIAQAAFTAAGTDILGLTGGENGLRVTGLPDALNVNFGSTGFYMLTAVLMLVVLGIMTVLKRAPIGSLWAGIRDNRVRAQSLGVNIAGQKLVALTVSGAIAGLAGALNAVLLQIASPEQLGLHIQVQVLLIVIIGGPGTLLGPILGAFLVRLSGPMLDQLDRQAWVHELPTYLERAVTSHDLVLGIVYILLVLFVPGGLISLVRRRRSRVKPVAGLDEPAVPAPSGART